The following are encoded together in the Coffea arabica cultivar ET-39 chromosome 1c, Coffea Arabica ET-39 HiFi, whole genome shotgun sequence genome:
- the LOC140005508 gene encoding uncharacterized protein: protein MGGSTHFSVFLLVAIILLCSSSKTANATCYASEKQALMDFKKDLKDPYGRLSSWIHDVDCCKWEGVVCSNRSGRVIQLHLQSPVREIDDFGDPEFQDEIVVESPLSGKISHSLQNLTHLRYLDLSLNNFSGIPIPSFFGSLRSLRYLNLSGAGFQGMVPYQLGNLSSLRTLSLGGDFQVGEELFLASDLQVDNLQWLAGLSNLEHLDMSVVNLSTASNWLEVINTIPSLVEIHLPACRLDLISHQLGRDTFLFHANFSSLTVLDLSTNFFAYVPRWIFDLTALAYLDLHDNSFEGPLPRDLWNLTSLKLLDLSGNYLNGSVPDELIHLNNLISLNLRWNRFEGFLDGIWNWSSLTSLDLSNNNFSTFLPSQLSTLTALISLDLSRNQFRGSIPSSIANISNLQYLDLSRNNLSSSLPSEVFTSKDLITLAANSNQLNGPIPSTVGNCTKLEMLWLGDNALSGSIPSHLGRCTKLEDLSLNDNALSGSIPSNLGKLSSLEFWDASHNKLTGTLPESLWQLSKLEELGIADNLIEGIVSESHFNNLTVLRYFYASGNSLTLKVSASWTPRAQFEILELGSWKLGPQFPTWIRSQKILRDLNLSFAGISDTIPPWLFNSSLGYTDLSHNQLHGGISHVLCEVKNEYQVLGYLDLGENSLSGEIPDCWMNYPQLYHINLNSNNFTGSIPRDHGSIYQSPEAVKKWFKELRHAKEKLTELHFYVHDRVTVESPTSVLIAQANTTSKSPMMFGPTYVFDDPMTLGPEPSSKIIGHAHGITSSALKEEDASQIGIMNLAFNDGKFNGSALSVLGDYPFFQKYKEMAIVGGSGAFRLARGIVTAIIYT, encoded by the exons ATGGGTGGATCAACCCATTTCTCTGTTTTCTTACTCGTCGCAATAATTTTACTCTGTTCTTCCAGCAAAACTGCAAATGCAACTTGCTATGCTAGTGAGAAACAAGCTCTTATGGACTTCAAGAAAGACTTGAAAGATCCCTATGGTAGACTCTCGTCTTGGATTCACGACGTTGATTGCTGCAAATGGGAAGGAGTTGTTTGTAGCAACCGAAGTGGCCGCGTGATTCAACTTCACCTTCAGAGTCCTGTTcgtgaaattgatgattttggTGATCCTGAATTTCAAGATGAGATTGTTGTTGAATCACCATTAAGTGGTAAAATCAGTCATTCGTTACAAAATTTGACTCACTTGCGTTACCTTGATCTAAGTCTAAATAATTTCAGTGGAATTCCAATTCCCAGTTTTTTTGGGTCTCTCAGAAGTCTAAGGTATCTGAATTTATCTGGAGCTGGATTTCAAGGAATGGTTCCCTATCAGCTCGGAAACCTGTCAAGTTTACGTACTTTAAGCTTAGGAGGCGATTTTCAAGTTGGCGAAGAACTTTTTCTGGCGTCCGATCTTCAAGTTGATAACCTGCAATGGTTGGCTGGTCTCTCTAATCTGGAGCACCTAGACATGAGTGTCGTGAACCTTAGTACGGCATCGAATTGGCTAGAGGTGATTAACACGATCCCTTCTTTGGTAGAGATACATTTGCCCGCTTGTCGActtgatttaatttctcatcAACTTGGCAGAGATACGTTTCTCTTCCATGCCAACTTTTCTTCTCTTACTGTCCTCGATCTTTCTACAAATTTTTTTGCATACGTCCCTAGATGGATTTTCGATCTTACTGCCCTTGCTTATCTTGATTTACATGATAACTCGTTTGAAGGCCCATTGCCCAGAGATCTCTGGAACTTGACTTCCCTCAAACTCTTGGATCTTTCTGGAAACTATCTGAATGGTTCAGTACCAGATGAGCTTATTCATCTTAATAATCTCATTTCTCTCAACCTTCGGTGGAATCGATTCGAAGGTTTCTTGGATGGAATTTGGAATTGGAGTTCCCTTACATCTTTGGATCTATCAAACAATAACTTCTCTACCTTCCTTCCAAGTCAATTATCCACTTTAACTGCCCTAATTTCACTTGATCTTAGCCGCAATCAGTTTCGAGGTTCTATCCCAAGCTCTATTGCCAACATTTCAAACCTTCAATATCTTGATCTGTCTCGTAACAACCTTAGCTCCTCTTTACCAAGTGAAGTATTCACATCGAAGGACTTGATTACACTTGCTGCAAATAGTAATCAGTTAAATGGTCCAATTCCAAGCACAGTTGGCAACTGTACCAAGCTCGAAATGCTTTGGCTAGGTGATAATGCTCTGTCTGGCTCAATTCCATCACATTTAGGAAGATGTACCAAGCTAGAAGACCTTTCGCTAAATGATAATGCTCTATCTGGCTCAATTCCATCAAATTTAGGAAAACTGTCATCCTTGGAGTTCTGGGATGCATCTCACAACAAACTCACTGGAACTCTTCCTGAAAGTCTTTGGCAGCTTTCCAAACTTGAAGAGCTTGGTATTGCTGATAATTTAATAGAAGGTATCGTGAGTGAGAGCCACTTCAACAATCTGAcagttttaaggtatttttatGCATCTGGAAATTCCTTGACCTTAAAAGTAAGTGCGAGTTGGACTCCTCGTGCCcaatttgaaatacttgaattgggCTCGTGGAAGCTGGGTCCCCAATTTCCCACATGGATACGATCACAAAAAATCCTTCGGGATTTGAACTTGTCTTTCGCAGGAATTTCAGATACCATCCCACCTTGGTTATTCAACTCATCATTGGGATATACAGACCTTTCTCACAATCAACTTCACG GAGGCATCTCTCACGTTTTGTGTGAGGTGAAGAATGAATATCAAGTTCTTGGATATCTAGATCTTGGGGAGAATTCTCTATCAGGAGAAATTCCTGACTGTTGGATGAATTACCCACAATTGTATCACATCAACCTCAACAGCAATAACTTCACCGGAAGCATTCCAAG AGATCATGGCAGCATTTATCAAAGTCCTGAAGCAGTTAAAAAATGGTTCAAAGAGCTTCGACATGCAAAGGAGAAGTTGACAGAGCTTCACTTCTATGTTCATGACAGGGTAACTGTAGAGAGCCCCACATCTGTACTAATTGCTCAAGCCAACACTACTAGCAAATCACCCATGATGTTCGGGCCAACCTACGTCTTCGATGACCCGATGACACTGGGACCTGAGCCCAGTTCCAAGATCATCGGTCACGCCCATGGCATAACCAGTTCGGCTTTGAAAGAGGAAGATGCTTCACAAATTGGCATCATGAACTTGGCATTCAACGATGGCAAGTTTAATGGTAGCGCCCTTAGCGTTCTAGGTGATTATCCCTTCTTCCAGAAGTATAAGGAGATGGCAATAGTAGGTGGTTCTGGGGCTTTTCGATTGGCCCGTGGAATAGTTACAGCAATAATCTATACTTAA